A genome region from Nymphalis io chromosome Z, ilAglIoxx1.1, whole genome shotgun sequence includes the following:
- the LOC126780350 gene encoding coatomer subunit beta' isoform X1, whose product MFPKPLRLDIKRKLTARSDRVKCVDQHPTEPWVLCSLYNGDVNIWNYETHTQIKRFEVCDLPVRAAKFVPRKNWVVTGSDDMQIRIFNYNTLERIHNFEAHSDYVRCIVIHPTQPYILTSSDDLLIKLWNWDRNWACQQVFEGHTHYVMQIAINPKDNNTFASASLDTTVKVWQLGSSISNFTLEGHDKGVNCVDYYHGGDKPYLISGADDRLVKIWDYQNKTCVQTLESHVQNVSAVSFHPELPILLTGSEDGTVRLWHAGTYRLESSLNYGFERVWTISALHGSNNVAIGYDEGTIMIKVGREEPAISMDVNGGKIIWAKHSEMQQVNLKALPEGTEIKDGERVPVVAKDMGSCEIYPQTIAHNPNGRFVVVCGDGEYIIYTAMALRNKAFGTAQEFVWALDSSEYATLENSNTVKVFKNFKERKSFKPEYGAEGIFGGFMLGVKSISGMAFSFYDWEQLELIRRIEIQPRHVFWSESGNLVCLASDESYFVLKYNPAVVTRARETNTNIAEDGIENAFEVVGEVNETVKTGLWVGDCFIYTNSLNRINYYVGGEIVTVSHLDRTMYILGYVPKENRLYLNDKELNIVSYSLLLPVLEYQTAVMRGDFETADRVLPTVPHEHRTRVAHFLEKQGFKQQALAVSTEPEHQFELALALGELNQCKQLAEEAARIEGGEGDGPSRSSAARWSRLGAAAAAAADTDLTKTCYQNAHDYSALLLFAVSTGDKALLEDVARMSAAEGDDNIAFASYFTLNDLDSCLQLLIKRNKLPEAAFFARSYIPSKMSEVVKMWREVVCATNKKSGQSLADPEQYDNLFPEFEESLAIEKFQREFASEYHTQMSNLTDNSKICNIERDLAQEKADMESRGLWKPGPNDERSTAKRISDSLEETAADRKRKDSLDMEEIEREIDDIVLDDTINDLDLSDDADLID is encoded by the exons ATGTTTCCGAAGCCGTTGCGACTGGATATCAAGAGGAAGCTGACGGCCAGGTCGGACCGCGTCAAATGCGTGGATCAGCATCCTACAGAACCCTGGGTGCTTTGCTCATTATACAACGGCGACGTCAATATATGGAATTATGAAACTCATACACAGATCAAGAGATTTGAg GTGTGTGATCTGCCTGTGCGTGCGGCAAAATTTGTGCCGAGGAAGAATTGGGTGGTCACAGGTTCAGATGATATGCAGATAAGAATATTTAACTACAATACATTGGAAAGAATTCACAATTTCGAAGCTCACTCAGACTATGTGAGGTGTATTGTCATTCATCCCACACAGCCTTACATATTGACCAGTAGTG acgATCTTCTTATAAAGCTTTGGAATTGGGATCGCAACTGGGCATGTCAGCAAGTATTTGAGGGACACACCCATTATGTAATGCAAATTGCAATTAACCCCAAGGATAACAATACATTTGCAAGTGCTAGTCTTGACACAACTGTTAAG gtgTGGCAGTTAGGTTCTTCAATCTCAAATTTCACCTTAGAAGGACATGACAAAGGTGTGAACTGTGTTGATTATTATCATGGTGGTGACAAACCATACCTCATTAGTGGTGCTGATGACCGTCTCGTCAAAATCTGGGACTATCAGAACAAGACTTGTGTACAGACACTTGAAA GTCATGTTCAGAATGTCTCTGCTGTTTCATTCCATCCCGAGCTACCAATACTTCTAACAGGTTCCGAAGATGGAACAGTTAGGTTATGGCATGCAGGTACTTACAGACTAGAGTCATCTCTCAACTATGGATTTGAACGCGTATGGACTATATCTGCATTGCATGGTTCAAACAATGTCGCTATTGG TTATGATGAAGGCACCATCATGATAAAGGTGGGTAGGGAAGAACCAGCTATATCTATGGATGTGAACGGAGGCAAAATCATATGGGCTAAGCACTCTGAAATGCAGCAGGTTAACTTAAAGGCATTACCCGAAG GTACAGAGATCAAGGATGGTGAACGTGTACCAGTGGTTGCAAAGGACATGGGATCCTGTGAGATATACCCTCAGACCATCGCACACAACCCCAATGGCCGTTTTGTTGTTGTATGTGGTGATGGGGAGTACATTATATACACAGCTATGGCACTTAGAAATAAGGCATTTGGGACTGCCCAGGAATTTGTATGGGCTTTGGATAGCTCTGAATATGCTACACTTGAGAACTCGAATACTGTGAAAGTATTTAAGAACTTCAAGGAGAGGAAGAGTTTTAAGCCGGAATACGGTGCCGAAG GTATCTTCGGTGGGTTCATGTTGGGCGTGAAGTCAATTAGTGGCATGGCGTTTTCATTCTACGACTGGGAACAATTGGAACTTATAAGAAG gATCGAGATCCAACCACGTCACGTTTTCTGGTCGGAGAGTGGAAACCTGGTCTGCCTTGCAAGTGACGAATCTTATTTTGTACTCAAATACAACCCTGCTGTGGTCACTAGAGCGAGAGAGACGAACACAAACATCGCTGAGGACGGTATCGAAAACGCTTTTGAG GTCGTTGGCGAGGTGAACGAGACCGTGAAGACGGGTCTATGGGTAGGCGACTGCTTCATCTACACGAATTCCTTGAACAGGATAAATTACTACGTCGGTGGAGAAATCGTGACCGTGTCCCATCTCGACCGCACCATGTACATCCTTGGATATGTTCCTAAAGAAAACag GTTGTACCTAAACGATAAGGAGTTGAACATAGTTTCGTACTCGCTGCTGCTCCCCGTGCTGGAGTACCAAACGGCGGTGATGCGAGGCGACTTCGAGACGGCGGACCGAGTGCTGCCCACTGTGCCTCACGAACATCGCACCAGGGTCGCGCATTTCCTTGAAAAGCAG GGCTTCAAGCAACAAGCTCTTGCAGTATCTACGGAACCGGAACACCAGTTCGAACTGGCCCTGGCACTGGGAGAGTTAAATCAGTGCAAGCAGCTGGCTGAGGAGGCAGCGCGCATTGAGGGAGGGGAAGGAGACGGTCCCTCTCGGTCTTCAGCAGCAAGGTGGTCGAGACTCGGAGCAGCAGCAGCCGCTGCAGCGGATACGGATCTCACGAAGACATGTTATCAAAACGCACACGATTACAGTGCTTTGTTGCTGTTTGCTGTCAGCACCG GCGATAAAGCGTTGCTGGAAGACGTAGCGCGAATGTCAGCGGCGGAAGGAGACGACAACATCGCCTTCGCGTCGTACTTCACTCTGAATGACCTGGATTCCTGCCTGCAGCTGCTCATCAAGAGGAACAAGTTGCCAGAAGCCGCATTCTTTGCCAG ATCGTACATTCCATCGAAGATGAGCGAGGTGGTGAAGATGTGGCGAGAGGTTGTATGCGCTACTAATAAGAAGTCTGGCCAGTCTCTCGCCGACCCCGAGCAATATGACAATCTATTCCCTGAGTTTGAA GAATCATTAGCGATAGAAAAGTTCCAGCGCGAGTTTGCCTCCGAATATCACACACAGATGTCCAATCTGACAGACAATTCCAAGATATGCAACATAGAAAGGGACCTGGCGCAAGAGAAGGCGGACATGGAGAGCCGAGGGCTCTGGAAACCAGGCCCGAATGATGAAAG AAGTACTGCGAAAAGGATATCGGATAGTTTAGAAGAGACAGCCGCTGATAGGAAGCGTAAAGACTCGCTGGACATGGAGGAGATAGAACGAGAGATTGATGACATCGTGTTGGATGACACCATCAACGACCTG gattTGTCGGACGACGCCGATTTAATTGATTAa
- the LOC126780350 gene encoding coatomer subunit beta' isoform X3, protein MPLRLDIKRKLTARSDRVKCVDQHPTEPWVLCSLYNGDVNIWNYETHTQIKRFEVCDLPVRAAKFVPRKNWVVTGSDDMQIRIFNYNTLERIHNFEAHSDYVRCIVIHPTQPYILTSSDDLLIKLWNWDRNWACQQVFEGHTHYVMQIAINPKDNNTFASASLDTTVKVWQLGSSISNFTLEGHDKGVNCVDYYHGGDKPYLISGADDRLVKIWDYQNKTCVQTLESHVQNVSAVSFHPELPILLTGSEDGTVRLWHAGTYRLESSLNYGFERVWTISALHGSNNVAIGYDEGTIMIKVGREEPAISMDVNGGKIIWAKHSEMQQVNLKALPEGTEIKDGERVPVVAKDMGSCEIYPQTIAHNPNGRFVVVCGDGEYIIYTAMALRNKAFGTAQEFVWALDSSEYATLENSNTVKVFKNFKERKSFKPEYGAEGIFGGFMLGVKSISGMAFSFYDWEQLELIRRIEIQPRHVFWSESGNLVCLASDESYFVLKYNPAVVTRARETNTNIAEDGIENAFEVVGEVNETVKTGLWVGDCFIYTNSLNRINYYVGGEIVTVSHLDRTMYILGYVPKENRLYLNDKELNIVSYSLLLPVLEYQTAVMRGDFETADRVLPTVPHEHRTRVAHFLEKQGFKQQALAVSTEPEHQFELALALGELNQCKQLAEEAARIEGGEGDGPSRSSAARWSRLGAAAAAAADTDLTKTCYQNAHDYSALLLFAVSTGDKALLEDVARMSAAEGDDNIAFASYFTLNDLDSCLQLLIKRNKLPEAAFFARSYIPSKMSEVVKMWREVVCATNKKSGQSLADPEQYDNLFPEFEESLAIEKFQREFASEYHTQMSNLTDNSKICNIERDLAQEKADMESRGLWKPGPNDERSTAKRISDSLEETAADRKRKDSLDMEEIEREIDDIVLDDTINDLDLSDDADLID, encoded by the exons atg CCGTTGCGACTGGATATCAAGAGGAAGCTGACGGCCAGGTCGGACCGCGTCAAATGCGTGGATCAGCATCCTACAGAACCCTGGGTGCTTTGCTCATTATACAACGGCGACGTCAATATATGGAATTATGAAACTCATACACAGATCAAGAGATTTGAg GTGTGTGATCTGCCTGTGCGTGCGGCAAAATTTGTGCCGAGGAAGAATTGGGTGGTCACAGGTTCAGATGATATGCAGATAAGAATATTTAACTACAATACATTGGAAAGAATTCACAATTTCGAAGCTCACTCAGACTATGTGAGGTGTATTGTCATTCATCCCACACAGCCTTACATATTGACCAGTAGTG acgATCTTCTTATAAAGCTTTGGAATTGGGATCGCAACTGGGCATGTCAGCAAGTATTTGAGGGACACACCCATTATGTAATGCAAATTGCAATTAACCCCAAGGATAACAATACATTTGCAAGTGCTAGTCTTGACACAACTGTTAAG gtgTGGCAGTTAGGTTCTTCAATCTCAAATTTCACCTTAGAAGGACATGACAAAGGTGTGAACTGTGTTGATTATTATCATGGTGGTGACAAACCATACCTCATTAGTGGTGCTGATGACCGTCTCGTCAAAATCTGGGACTATCAGAACAAGACTTGTGTACAGACACTTGAAA GTCATGTTCAGAATGTCTCTGCTGTTTCATTCCATCCCGAGCTACCAATACTTCTAACAGGTTCCGAAGATGGAACAGTTAGGTTATGGCATGCAGGTACTTACAGACTAGAGTCATCTCTCAACTATGGATTTGAACGCGTATGGACTATATCTGCATTGCATGGTTCAAACAATGTCGCTATTGG TTATGATGAAGGCACCATCATGATAAAGGTGGGTAGGGAAGAACCAGCTATATCTATGGATGTGAACGGAGGCAAAATCATATGGGCTAAGCACTCTGAAATGCAGCAGGTTAACTTAAAGGCATTACCCGAAG GTACAGAGATCAAGGATGGTGAACGTGTACCAGTGGTTGCAAAGGACATGGGATCCTGTGAGATATACCCTCAGACCATCGCACACAACCCCAATGGCCGTTTTGTTGTTGTATGTGGTGATGGGGAGTACATTATATACACAGCTATGGCACTTAGAAATAAGGCATTTGGGACTGCCCAGGAATTTGTATGGGCTTTGGATAGCTCTGAATATGCTACACTTGAGAACTCGAATACTGTGAAAGTATTTAAGAACTTCAAGGAGAGGAAGAGTTTTAAGCCGGAATACGGTGCCGAAG GTATCTTCGGTGGGTTCATGTTGGGCGTGAAGTCAATTAGTGGCATGGCGTTTTCATTCTACGACTGGGAACAATTGGAACTTATAAGAAG gATCGAGATCCAACCACGTCACGTTTTCTGGTCGGAGAGTGGAAACCTGGTCTGCCTTGCAAGTGACGAATCTTATTTTGTACTCAAATACAACCCTGCTGTGGTCACTAGAGCGAGAGAGACGAACACAAACATCGCTGAGGACGGTATCGAAAACGCTTTTGAG GTCGTTGGCGAGGTGAACGAGACCGTGAAGACGGGTCTATGGGTAGGCGACTGCTTCATCTACACGAATTCCTTGAACAGGATAAATTACTACGTCGGTGGAGAAATCGTGACCGTGTCCCATCTCGACCGCACCATGTACATCCTTGGATATGTTCCTAAAGAAAACag GTTGTACCTAAACGATAAGGAGTTGAACATAGTTTCGTACTCGCTGCTGCTCCCCGTGCTGGAGTACCAAACGGCGGTGATGCGAGGCGACTTCGAGACGGCGGACCGAGTGCTGCCCACTGTGCCTCACGAACATCGCACCAGGGTCGCGCATTTCCTTGAAAAGCAG GGCTTCAAGCAACAAGCTCTTGCAGTATCTACGGAACCGGAACACCAGTTCGAACTGGCCCTGGCACTGGGAGAGTTAAATCAGTGCAAGCAGCTGGCTGAGGAGGCAGCGCGCATTGAGGGAGGGGAAGGAGACGGTCCCTCTCGGTCTTCAGCAGCAAGGTGGTCGAGACTCGGAGCAGCAGCAGCCGCTGCAGCGGATACGGATCTCACGAAGACATGTTATCAAAACGCACACGATTACAGTGCTTTGTTGCTGTTTGCTGTCAGCACCG GCGATAAAGCGTTGCTGGAAGACGTAGCGCGAATGTCAGCGGCGGAAGGAGACGACAACATCGCCTTCGCGTCGTACTTCACTCTGAATGACCTGGATTCCTGCCTGCAGCTGCTCATCAAGAGGAACAAGTTGCCAGAAGCCGCATTCTTTGCCAG ATCGTACATTCCATCGAAGATGAGCGAGGTGGTGAAGATGTGGCGAGAGGTTGTATGCGCTACTAATAAGAAGTCTGGCCAGTCTCTCGCCGACCCCGAGCAATATGACAATCTATTCCCTGAGTTTGAA GAATCATTAGCGATAGAAAAGTTCCAGCGCGAGTTTGCCTCCGAATATCACACACAGATGTCCAATCTGACAGACAATTCCAAGATATGCAACATAGAAAGGGACCTGGCGCAAGAGAAGGCGGACATGGAGAGCCGAGGGCTCTGGAAACCAGGCCCGAATGATGAAAG AAGTACTGCGAAAAGGATATCGGATAGTTTAGAAGAGACAGCCGCTGATAGGAAGCGTAAAGACTCGCTGGACATGGAGGAGATAGAACGAGAGATTGATGACATCGTGTTGGATGACACCATCAACGACCTG gattTGTCGGACGACGCCGATTTAATTGATTAa
- the LOC126780350 gene encoding coatomer subunit beta' isoform X2, producing MFPKPLRLDIKRKLTARSDRVKCVDQHPTEPWVLCSLYNGDVNIWNYETHTQIKRFEVCDLPVRAAKFVPRKNWVVTGSDDMQIRIFNYNTLERIHNFEAHSDYVRCIVIHPTQPYILTSSDDLLIKLWNWDRNWACQQVFEGHTHYVMQIAINPKDNNTFASASLDTTVKVWQLGSSISNFTLEGHDKGVNCVDYYHGGDKPYLISGADDRLVKIWDYQNKTCVQTLESHVQNVSAVSFHPELPILLTGSEDGTVRLWHAGTYRLESSLNYGFERVWTISALHGSNNVAIGYDEGTIMIKVGREEPAISMDVNGGKIIWAKHSEMQQVNLKALPEGTEIKDGERVPVVAKDMGSCEIYPQTIAHNPNGRFVVVCGDGEYIIYTAMALRNKAFGTAQEFVWALDSSEYATLENSNTVKVFKNFKERKSFKPEYGAEGIFGGFMLGVKSISGMAFSFYDWEQLELIRRIEIQPRHVFWSESGNLVCLASDESYFVLKYNPAVVTRARETNTNIAEDGIENAFEVVGEVNETVKTGLWVGDCFIYTNSLNRINYYVGGEIVTVSHLDRTMYILGYVPKENRLYLNDKELNIVSYSLLLPVLEYQTAVMRGDFETADRVLPTVPHEHRTRVAHFLEKQGFKQQALAVSTEPEHQFELALALGELNQCKQLAEEAARIEGGEGDGPSRSSAARWSRLGAAAAAAADTDLTKTCYQNAHDYSALLLFAVSTGDKALLEDVARMSAAEGDDNIAFASYFTLNDLDSCLQLLIKRNKLPEAAFFARSYIPSKMSEVVKMWREVVCATNKKSGQSLADPEQYDNLFPEFEESLAIEKFQREFASEYHTQMSNLTDNSKICNIERDLAQEKADMESRGLWKPGPNDESTAKRISDSLEETAADRKRKDSLDMEEIEREIDDIVLDDTINDLDLSDDADLID from the exons ATGTTTCCGAAGCCGTTGCGACTGGATATCAAGAGGAAGCTGACGGCCAGGTCGGACCGCGTCAAATGCGTGGATCAGCATCCTACAGAACCCTGGGTGCTTTGCTCATTATACAACGGCGACGTCAATATATGGAATTATGAAACTCATACACAGATCAAGAGATTTGAg GTGTGTGATCTGCCTGTGCGTGCGGCAAAATTTGTGCCGAGGAAGAATTGGGTGGTCACAGGTTCAGATGATATGCAGATAAGAATATTTAACTACAATACATTGGAAAGAATTCACAATTTCGAAGCTCACTCAGACTATGTGAGGTGTATTGTCATTCATCCCACACAGCCTTACATATTGACCAGTAGTG acgATCTTCTTATAAAGCTTTGGAATTGGGATCGCAACTGGGCATGTCAGCAAGTATTTGAGGGACACACCCATTATGTAATGCAAATTGCAATTAACCCCAAGGATAACAATACATTTGCAAGTGCTAGTCTTGACACAACTGTTAAG gtgTGGCAGTTAGGTTCTTCAATCTCAAATTTCACCTTAGAAGGACATGACAAAGGTGTGAACTGTGTTGATTATTATCATGGTGGTGACAAACCATACCTCATTAGTGGTGCTGATGACCGTCTCGTCAAAATCTGGGACTATCAGAACAAGACTTGTGTACAGACACTTGAAA GTCATGTTCAGAATGTCTCTGCTGTTTCATTCCATCCCGAGCTACCAATACTTCTAACAGGTTCCGAAGATGGAACAGTTAGGTTATGGCATGCAGGTACTTACAGACTAGAGTCATCTCTCAACTATGGATTTGAACGCGTATGGACTATATCTGCATTGCATGGTTCAAACAATGTCGCTATTGG TTATGATGAAGGCACCATCATGATAAAGGTGGGTAGGGAAGAACCAGCTATATCTATGGATGTGAACGGAGGCAAAATCATATGGGCTAAGCACTCTGAAATGCAGCAGGTTAACTTAAAGGCATTACCCGAAG GTACAGAGATCAAGGATGGTGAACGTGTACCAGTGGTTGCAAAGGACATGGGATCCTGTGAGATATACCCTCAGACCATCGCACACAACCCCAATGGCCGTTTTGTTGTTGTATGTGGTGATGGGGAGTACATTATATACACAGCTATGGCACTTAGAAATAAGGCATTTGGGACTGCCCAGGAATTTGTATGGGCTTTGGATAGCTCTGAATATGCTACACTTGAGAACTCGAATACTGTGAAAGTATTTAAGAACTTCAAGGAGAGGAAGAGTTTTAAGCCGGAATACGGTGCCGAAG GTATCTTCGGTGGGTTCATGTTGGGCGTGAAGTCAATTAGTGGCATGGCGTTTTCATTCTACGACTGGGAACAATTGGAACTTATAAGAAG gATCGAGATCCAACCACGTCACGTTTTCTGGTCGGAGAGTGGAAACCTGGTCTGCCTTGCAAGTGACGAATCTTATTTTGTACTCAAATACAACCCTGCTGTGGTCACTAGAGCGAGAGAGACGAACACAAACATCGCTGAGGACGGTATCGAAAACGCTTTTGAG GTCGTTGGCGAGGTGAACGAGACCGTGAAGACGGGTCTATGGGTAGGCGACTGCTTCATCTACACGAATTCCTTGAACAGGATAAATTACTACGTCGGTGGAGAAATCGTGACCGTGTCCCATCTCGACCGCACCATGTACATCCTTGGATATGTTCCTAAAGAAAACag GTTGTACCTAAACGATAAGGAGTTGAACATAGTTTCGTACTCGCTGCTGCTCCCCGTGCTGGAGTACCAAACGGCGGTGATGCGAGGCGACTTCGAGACGGCGGACCGAGTGCTGCCCACTGTGCCTCACGAACATCGCACCAGGGTCGCGCATTTCCTTGAAAAGCAG GGCTTCAAGCAACAAGCTCTTGCAGTATCTACGGAACCGGAACACCAGTTCGAACTGGCCCTGGCACTGGGAGAGTTAAATCAGTGCAAGCAGCTGGCTGAGGAGGCAGCGCGCATTGAGGGAGGGGAAGGAGACGGTCCCTCTCGGTCTTCAGCAGCAAGGTGGTCGAGACTCGGAGCAGCAGCAGCCGCTGCAGCGGATACGGATCTCACGAAGACATGTTATCAAAACGCACACGATTACAGTGCTTTGTTGCTGTTTGCTGTCAGCACCG GCGATAAAGCGTTGCTGGAAGACGTAGCGCGAATGTCAGCGGCGGAAGGAGACGACAACATCGCCTTCGCGTCGTACTTCACTCTGAATGACCTGGATTCCTGCCTGCAGCTGCTCATCAAGAGGAACAAGTTGCCAGAAGCCGCATTCTTTGCCAG ATCGTACATTCCATCGAAGATGAGCGAGGTGGTGAAGATGTGGCGAGAGGTTGTATGCGCTACTAATAAGAAGTCTGGCCAGTCTCTCGCCGACCCCGAGCAATATGACAATCTATTCCCTGAGTTTGAA GAATCATTAGCGATAGAAAAGTTCCAGCGCGAGTTTGCCTCCGAATATCACACACAGATGTCCAATCTGACAGACAATTCCAAGATATGCAACATAGAAAGGGACCTGGCGCAAGAGAAGGCGGACATGGAGAGCCGAGGGCTCTGGAAACCAGGCCCGAATGATGAAAG TACTGCGAAAAGGATATCGGATAGTTTAGAAGAGACAGCCGCTGATAGGAAGCGTAAAGACTCGCTGGACATGGAGGAGATAGAACGAGAGATTGATGACATCGTGTTGGATGACACCATCAACGACCTG gattTGTCGGACGACGCCGATTTAATTGATTAa